The genomic segment TTTGAGTTCTTCTTTTGGCAAGTATATTTCATCAAGCTTAAGGTCAAAAGAAGAGCCTTCTATGCCGTAGACATTCATAAGTTCTTGATTCAATAGATAGGCTTCCTTCAATATGTCTGGAGAAAATACATTTTCTGAGTTGATTACAACAATAATAGAGTTATACCTTTCAAATTTGTCCTCCATCTTCATGAATACTTTAATCTCTTCAATATCATTGGGCAGCTGGCTCATATCGTCTCCTTGTTCTATCTTGATGAGGGATATTCCAGAGCCTAAAATAATAGTTATAATAAATGATAATATAAGGAGCCTCTTGGGATTTTTCCCGTGAATATCTGAAAAATCTCTTATTAGTTTATCGTAACGTGACATATTACCACTTCCTCAAAGCCATAATTGAAGGTAAAAAAACTAAAGCTCCAATAAGACAGCTTATTATTCCTAAGGATAAAGCAGTTCCAAGATGGACCATCATAGGCATCGAAGAAAGCGCTAGGGCCATAAAGCCAGCGATTGTCGTTGCACTTGAACCTATGGTGCCCCGGCCAACGCCCGCAACCATAGCCACAACTCTTTCTTCATTTGGCTTGTCTTTTTTTGCCTCCTCGTTGTAACGTAATACCATAAATATCCCGTATTCGGCACCTAGACCTATGACAATAGCGCCAACACTAGCTGTTACAAGGCTTATTGGGATCCCAATATAGGATAGAATTCCTGCAGTCCACACTATCCCGCAAATAAGAGGAATAATAACAAAGAATGATTTGAATCTAAGTATTAAGCTCAGTAATAGGAATACAATTATTGCGGATATTGCCATAGTTTTCAATGAATCTTCTCTCAAAATTTTAAGAATAGTTTTATTTAACACAGGGGATCCTGTTACTGTATAATCCAAGCCGTATAACTGTACTTTTTCAGTTTCTTCCTCTACTATGTCGATTGCAGCTTGAATTTCCTCTTCGCTCCTTACCCCGCTCATCCTGACCATGACTATAGCTGACGTATAATCTTTTGATATCAATCCCGGTATAGTTTTTGCCACTTCCCTCAATGACATTTCATCTGAAGGAATATCTCTAAATATGGAATAATAGACAGTCCCGGGGCCAATCACGTCGATTATCTCTGGTCTGGAGCTTAACCTTTTCTCAAGCTCATATATACTTTCAAGACTTTGTTTGTTTCGTATATCGCCTACAACATCAAAATCAGTTTCCAATAGAATTATAATTCCTTCTTCTTCGCCAAATTCACTGTTAATGAGATTTTGAGTTTTTACAACGTCAAAGTTTTGGGGAAGTTCTTTCATGAAATCAGATTCAAACTTTAAGTTTAATGCGCCAAAGGATAAAAAAATAGTTATCAGTAGCATTGAGACTACAATAATCTTACTGTACTTGTATTCGATAAGTGCAAGTTTTCCAAAAAGGGTATCTCTTAGCTCTTTCATATACCCACCTCAAAAACTTCCCCCAGAAAATCTTCATAATTTAAGAGATCTCTTTTAAGATTGCCCATTTTCTGATTTAATCTTATATTTCCCTTCGGAGTTATTTTATAATATTTTTTACCTCTAGTTCCTTTATTCGTTTCTTCAATTAATCCTTCGGATACCCATATCAATATTTTAGGATAAATTAAAGCCGGAGACGGTTTCCAAGTGCCTTTCGACCTACTTTCAAACTCTTTTATTACGTCGTAGCCACATAGCTCCTTCTTGCTAAATAACCAAAGCCCGAATGTATCTAAAATATGAAAATAATGAAAACTATTGTGAATTTGTCTAAATGTCATATGGGCACCGATATATCATATAATGATATGTCATAAAGAGATAGATTCTATATAAATTTTTCGTTTTTGAATCTAGCCAACAATTTTTTCCCATTTTTT from the Methanofastidiosum sp. genome contains:
- a CDS encoding MMPL family transporter gives rise to the protein MKELRDTLFGKLALIEYKYSKIIVVSMLLITIFLSFGALNLKFESDFMKELPQNFDVVKTQNLINSEFGEEEGIIILLETDFDVVGDIRNKQSLESIYELEKRLSSRPEIIDVIGPGTVYYSIFRDIPSDEMSLREVAKTIPGLISKDYTSAIVMVRMSGVRSEEEIQAAIDIVEEETEKVQLYGLDYTVTGSPVLNKTILKILREDSLKTMAISAIIVFLLLSLILRFKSFFVIIPLICGIVWTAGILSYIGIPISLVTASVGAIVIGLGAEYGIFMVLRYNEEAKKDKPNEERVVAMVAGVGRGTIGSSATTIAGFMALALSSMPMMVHLGTALSLGIISCLIGALVFLPSIMALRKW
- a CDS encoding PadR family transcriptional regulator, which codes for MTFRQIHNSFHYFHILDTFGLWLFSKKELCGYDVIKEFESRSKGTWKPSPALIYPKILIWVSEGLIEETNKGTRGKKYYKITPKGNIRLNQKMGNLKRDLLNYEDFLGEVFEVGI